In Gorilla gorilla gorilla isolate KB3781 chromosome 12, NHGRI_mGorGor1-v2.1_pri, whole genome shotgun sequence, the following are encoded in one genomic region:
- the GPR75 gene encoding probable G-protein coupled receptor 75, producing MNSTGHLQDAPNATSLHVPHSQEGNSTSLQEGLQDLIHTATLVTCTFLLAVIFCLGSYGNFIVFLSFFDPAFRKFRTNFDFMILNLSFCDLFICGVTAPMFTFVLFFSSASSIPDAFCFTFHLTSSGFIIMSLKTVAVIALHRLRMVLGKQPNRTASFPCTVLLTLLLWATSFTLATLATLKTSKSHLCLPMSSLIAGKGKAILSLYVVDFTFCVAVVSVSYIMIAQTLRKNAQVRKCPPVITVDASRPQPFMGVPVQGGGDPIQCAMPALYRNQNYNKLQHVQTRGYTKSPNQLVTPAASRLQLVSAINLSTAKDSKAVVTCVIIVLSVLVCCLPLGISLVQVVLSSNGSFILYQFELFGFTLIFFKSGLNPFIYSRNSAGLRRKVLWCLQYIGLGFFCCKQKTRLRAMGKGNLEVNRNKSSHHETNSAYMLSPKPQKKFVDQACGPSHSKESVVSPKISAGHQHCGQSSSTPINTRIEPYYSIYNSSPSQEESSPCNLQPVNSFGFANSYIAMHYHTTNDLMQEYDSTSAKQIPVPSV from the coding sequence ATGAACTCAACAGGCCACCTTCAGGATGCCCCCAATGCCACCTCGCTCCATGTGCCTCACTCACAGGAAGGAAACAGCACCTCTCTCCAGGAGGGTCTTCAGGATCTCATCCACACAGCCACCTTGGTGACCTGTACTTTTCTACTGGCGGTCATCTTCTGCCTGGGTTCCTATGGCAACTTCATTGTCTTCTTGTCCTTCTTCGATCCAGCCTTCAGGAAATTCAGAACCAACTTTGATTTCATGATCCTGAACCTGTCCTTCTGTGACCTCTTCATTTGTGGAGTGACGGCCCCCATGTTCACCTTTGTGTTATTCTTCAGCTCAGCCAGTAGTATCCCGGATGCTTTCTGCTTCACTTTCCATCTCACCAGTTCAGGCTTCATCATCATGTCCCTGAAGACAGTGGCAGTGATCGCCCTGCACCGGCTCCGGATGGTGTTGGGGAAGCAGCCTAATCGCACGGCCTCCTTTCCCTGCACCGTACTCCTCACCCTGCTTCTCTGGGCCACCAGTTTCACCCTTGCCACCTTGGCTACCTTGAAAACCAGCAAGTCCCACCTCTGTCTTCCCATGTCCAGTCTGATTGCTGGAAAAGGGAAAGCCATTTTGTCTCTCTATGTGGTCGACTTCACCTTCTGTGTTGCTGTGGTCTCTGTCTCTTACATCATGATTGCTCAGACCCTGCGGAAGAACGCTCAAGTCAGAAAGTGCCCCCCTGTAATCACAGTCGATGCTTCCAGACCACAGCCTTTCATGGGGGTCCCTGTGCAGGGAGGTGGAGATCCCATCCAGTGTGCCATGCCGGCTCTGTATAGGAACCAGAATTACAACAAACTGCAGCATGTTCAGACCCGTGGATATACCAAGAGTCCCAACCAACTGGTCACCCCTGCAGCAAGCCGACTCCAGCTGGTATCAGCCATCAACCTCTCCACTGCCAAGGATTCCAAAGCCGTGGTCACCTGTGTGATCATTGTGCTGTCAGTCCTGGTGTGCTGTCTTCCACTGGGGATTTCCTTGGTACAGGTGGTTCTCTCCAGCAATGGGAGCTTCATTCTTTACCAGTTTGAATTGTTTGGATTTACTCTTATATTTTTCAAGTCAGGATTAAACCCTTTTATATATTCTCGGAACAGTGCAGGGCTGAGAAGGAAAGTGCTCTGGTGCCTCCAATACATAGGCCTGGGTTTTTTCTGCTGCAAACAAAAGACTCGACTTCGAGCCATGGGAAAAGGGAACCTCGAAGTCAACAGAAACAAATCCTCCCATCATGAAACAAACTCTGCCTACATGTTATCTCCAAAGCCACAGAAGAAATTTGTGGACCAGGCTTGTGGCCCAAGTCATTCAAAAGAAAGTGTGGTGAGTCCCAAGATCTCTGCTGGACATCAACACTGTGGTCAGAGCAGCTCAACCCCCATCAACACTCGGATTGAACCTTACTACAGCATCTATAACAGCAGCCCTTCCCAGGAGGAGAGCAGCCCATGTAACTTACAGCCAGTAAACTCTTTTGGATTTGCCAATTCATATATTGCCATGCATTATCACACCACTAATGACTTAATGCAGGAATATGACAGCACTTCAGCCAAGCAGATTCCAGTCCCCTCCGTTTAA